Proteins encoded within one genomic window of Enterococcus haemoperoxidus ATCC BAA-382:
- a CDS encoding YesL family protein — protein sequence MVGKALETLFIKIWVIVKLNLFFWLFSCCGLIVAGVGPALKTVNELFVSHEFNYKDITLKEGWAIFKRNFIRGNIIFYALFVLLALLAYNLFLSVQIQGLPFLMIDFLLVFAMIYGGVTYQYTLLLDSYYEIGLKNLLKLAFISTLSNFTNLLKIAIGISLILFVTWKFKGLILFGTFSMIQIWSFTATKSWRQTIDQRLELHA from the coding sequence ATGGTTGGAAAAGCGTTAGAAACGTTATTCATTAAAATTTGGGTCATTGTAAAATTAAATTTATTCTTTTGGTTATTTAGCTGTTGTGGTTTGATTGTAGCGGGTGTGGGTCCAGCCTTGAAAACAGTTAACGAATTATTTGTCAGTCATGAATTTAATTATAAGGACATTACTTTAAAAGAAGGCTGGGCTATTTTTAAGCGGAATTTCATCAGGGGCAATATTATTTTTTATGCATTATTCGTATTATTGGCACTATTAGCATACAATCTATTTTTATCGGTTCAAATTCAAGGATTACCCTTTTTGATGATTGATTTTCTTTTAGTTTTTGCAATGATCTATGGGGGAGTTACATATCAATACACATTATTGTTAGACAGCTATTATGAAATCGGTTTAAAAAACTTATTGAAATTAGCGTTTATTTCAACGTTATCGAATTTTACAAATCTCTTGAAAATTGCAATTGGTATAAGTTTGATCTTGTTTGTTACGTGGAAGTTCAAAGGGTTGATTTTGTTTGGCACTTTTTCTATGATTCAAATTTGGAGCTTTACAGCAACAAAATCGTGGCGGCAAACGATCGATCAACGATTGGAACTTCATGCATAA